A section of the Cryobacterium soli genome encodes:
- a CDS encoding diacylglycerol/lipid kinase family protein encodes MAASSSAPRGAASVVRRAAVVYNPVKTDVVRLRAGVTAAAATAGWGETLWFETSVQDPGQRVTRQALRLGVDLVLVAGGDGTVRAVAESLRSAEVPLAVLPVGTGNLLARNLQLPLNSLDDAIVIAFTGDSRAIDLGVASVTYADNHIEDHAFLVMAGLGLDAQMIAATRPDLKKQVGWLAYVDAGMRALPKAEQFRIRYNLGTRSEHQALVSTILIANCGVLPGNIQFLPDALVDDGILDIAVLQPRGVLGWLKIWRRVTWQNGVLRRFAVGRRIIELTETDDERAMTVLRATDIRIVPDKPQEFELDGDEFGLVRSVFLRADAGALLVRVPAGRAPVVSVPSSGRGPAG; translated from the coding sequence ATGGCCGCCTCCAGTTCAGCCCCGCGTGGCGCCGCATCCGTCGTTCGTCGGGCGGCGGTGGTCTACAACCCGGTGAAGACGGACGTCGTGCGGCTGCGCGCCGGGGTCACCGCCGCTGCCGCCACGGCGGGGTGGGGCGAGACGCTGTGGTTCGAGACCAGCGTGCAGGACCCAGGACAGCGGGTCACCCGCCAGGCGCTACGCCTGGGTGTGGACCTGGTTCTCGTCGCGGGCGGCGACGGCACGGTGCGCGCCGTCGCGGAGTCGCTGCGTTCAGCTGAGGTGCCGCTGGCCGTGCTGCCGGTCGGCACCGGCAACCTGCTGGCGCGCAACCTGCAACTCCCCCTGAACAGCCTCGACGATGCCATCGTGATCGCGTTCACCGGCGACAGCCGGGCGATCGACCTCGGCGTGGCTTCGGTGACCTACGCGGACAACCACATCGAGGACCATGCCTTCCTGGTGATGGCCGGCCTGGGTCTTGATGCACAGATGATCGCCGCGACCCGCCCCGACCTCAAGAAGCAGGTGGGCTGGCTGGCCTACGTGGACGCGGGCATGCGCGCCCTGCCCAAGGCCGAGCAGTTCCGCATCCGCTACAACCTGGGCACCCGCAGCGAGCACCAGGCTCTCGTGAGCACCATCCTGATCGCCAACTGCGGCGTGCTGCCGGGCAACATCCAGTTCCTGCCCGACGCGTTGGTCGACGACGGGATCCTCGACATCGCCGTGCTTCAGCCGCGTGGGGTGCTCGGCTGGTTGAAGATCTGGCGCCGCGTCACCTGGCAGAACGGCGTGCTGCGCCGATTCGCCGTGGGACGGCGCATCATCGAGCTCACCGAGACCGACGACGAGCGGGCCATGACCGTGCTGCGCGCCACCGACATCCGCATCGTTCCCGACAAGCCGCAGGAGTTCGAGCTCGACGGCGACGAGTTCGGGCTGGTCCGCAGCGTCTTCCTGCGCGCGGATGCCGGAGCCCTGTTGGTGCGCGTGCCGGCCGGACGAGCGCCGGTGGTCTCGGTCCCCTCGTCCGGCCGAGGCCCCGCCGGCTGA
- the pheA gene encoding prephenate dehydratase produces the protein MPETPDVHYSFLGPAGTFTEAALAQVPEAQGLPWRAVNNVGEAFADVVSGRSVAAMIAIENSVDGGVSATQDALASVPNLRIIGEYLVPVNFVLVARPGTALEDVKIVNAHPVAYAQCRSWLEGTLPKHGHIPSSSNVAAAAALFEPGPADAAVAPPGIEKHHDLVVLARNIGDNPNAVTRFVLVGRTTVIPAPTGADKTSVIVELPEDRAGALLDMLEQFATRGVNLSLIQSRPIGDAMGRYRFVIDADGHIFDERVADALLGLRRFSPKVLFLGSYPRADKQPNVFTSRYDDEVFIEARDWLRGLISGEPGA, from the coding sequence ATGCCAGAGACTCCCGATGTGCACTACAGCTTCCTTGGGCCGGCGGGAACCTTCACCGAGGCCGCCCTCGCCCAGGTTCCGGAGGCCCAGGGCCTTCCGTGGCGGGCCGTCAACAACGTCGGCGAGGCCTTCGCCGACGTCGTGAGCGGACGCAGCGTGGCCGCCATGATCGCCATCGAGAACTCCGTCGACGGCGGCGTCAGCGCTACCCAGGACGCCCTCGCGAGCGTGCCCAATCTGCGGATCATCGGGGAGTACCTGGTGCCCGTGAACTTCGTGCTCGTGGCCAGGCCAGGCACCGCCCTCGAGGACGTCAAGATCGTGAACGCCCACCCGGTGGCCTACGCGCAGTGCCGCAGCTGGCTGGAAGGCACCCTGCCCAAGCACGGCCACATCCCCTCGTCGAGCAACGTGGCCGCCGCCGCGGCCCTGTTCGAGCCCGGCCCTGCCGACGCCGCCGTGGCCCCGCCGGGCATCGAGAAGCACCATGACCTGGTCGTGCTCGCCCGCAACATCGGCGACAACCCCAACGCCGTCACCCGGTTCGTGCTCGTGGGCCGCACCACGGTCATCCCGGCGCCGACCGGCGCGGACAAGACCAGCGTCATCGTGGAACTGCCGGAGGACCGGGCCGGCGCACTGCTCGACATGCTCGAGCAGTTCGCCACCCGCGGTGTCAATCTCAGCCTCATCCAATCCCGGCCGATCGGCGATGCCATGGGTCGATACAGATTCGTCATCGACGCCGACGGGCACATCTTCGACGAGCGCGTGGCGGATGCCCTGTTGGGCCTTCGCCGGTTCAGCCCCAAGGTGCTCTTCCTGGGTTCGTACCCGCGGGCCGACAAACAACCCAATGTGTTCACCTCCCGTTACGACGACGAGGTCTTCATCGAGGCCAGGGACTGGCTGCGCGGTCTGATCTCGGGGGAGCCGGGCGCGTGA
- the pgm gene encoding phosphoglucomutase (alpha-D-glucose-1,6-bisphosphate-dependent), with product MNERAGTPAQKSDLIDVEALIRAYYDLKPDVSVAAQRVVFGTSGHRGSSLNTAFNENHILATTQAIVEYRAGQGITGPLFIGADTHALSGPATTTALEVLVGNDVRVLVDEFDDYVPTPALSHAILAYNRAGHDDQADGIVVTPSHNPPMDGGFKYNPPHGGPADSDATSWIANRANEIIEGGMRDVRMAEPSAVETYDFRGHYVDDLENIIDMKAIKASGIRIGADPLGGASVGYWGAIRDRYELNLTVVNPHVDPTWAFMTLDWDGKIRMDPSSPSAMASVLAHKDEFDILTGNDADADRHGIVTPDAGLMNPNHFLAVAIEYLYSHRDGWRADAAIGKTLVSSTMIDRVAGFLGRELWEVPVGFKWFVPGLIDGSVAFGGEESAGASFVRFDGTVWTTDKDGILLALLASEILAVTSKSPSVRYAELAEHFGAPAYERIDAVATPAQKAALSKLDGDAITATQLAGDKIIGALSHAPGNAAAIGGVKVFTEYAWFAARPSGTEDVYKIYAESFKGPEHLKQVQIEAKAIVDAAIS from the coding sequence ATGAACGAACGCGCAGGCACCCCGGCCCAGAAATCCGATCTGATCGACGTCGAAGCCCTCATCAGGGCGTATTACGACCTCAAGCCGGATGTCTCGGTTGCGGCGCAGCGGGTCGTCTTCGGTACCTCCGGCCACCGGGGCAGCTCGCTGAACACCGCGTTCAACGAGAACCACATCCTCGCCACCACCCAGGCCATCGTGGAATACCGCGCCGGCCAGGGCATCACCGGACCGCTGTTCATCGGCGCCGACACCCACGCGCTCAGCGGCCCCGCGACCACGACGGCCCTCGAGGTGCTCGTGGGCAACGACGTGCGTGTGCTGGTCGACGAGTTCGACGACTACGTGCCCACCCCGGCGCTCTCGCACGCGATCCTGGCCTACAACCGCGCCGGCCACGACGACCAGGCCGACGGCATCGTCGTCACCCCGAGCCACAACCCGCCCATGGACGGCGGTTTCAAGTACAACCCGCCGCACGGCGGACCCGCCGACAGCGACGCCACCTCGTGGATCGCCAACCGCGCCAACGAGATCATCGAGGGCGGCATGCGCGACGTGCGCATGGCGGAACCCAGCGCCGTCGAGACCTACGACTTCCGCGGCCACTACGTCGACGACCTCGAGAACATCATCGACATGAAGGCAATCAAGGCCAGCGGCATCCGCATCGGCGCCGACCCGCTGGGCGGCGCGAGCGTGGGCTACTGGGGCGCGATCCGCGACCGCTACGAGCTCAACCTCACCGTGGTCAACCCGCACGTCGACCCCACCTGGGCGTTCATGACGCTGGACTGGGACGGCAAGATCCGGATGGACCCGTCCAGCCCCTCCGCCATGGCCTCTGTGCTGGCGCACAAGGACGAGTTCGACATCCTCACCGGAAACGACGCCGACGCCGATCGACACGGCATCGTCACGCCTGACGCCGGCCTGATGAACCCGAACCACTTCCTGGCCGTGGCCATCGAATACCTCTACAGTCACCGCGACGGCTGGCGGGCGGATGCCGCGATCGGCAAGACGCTCGTCTCCTCCACCATGATCGACCGCGTCGCCGGGTTCCTCGGGCGCGAGCTGTGGGAGGTCCCGGTGGGCTTCAAGTGGTTCGTGCCCGGTCTCATCGACGGCTCGGTCGCCTTCGGCGGCGAGGAAAGCGCCGGAGCGAGCTTCGTGCGCTTCGACGGAACCGTCTGGACCACCGACAAAGACGGCATCCTGCTGGCCCTGCTCGCCTCGGAGATCCTCGCCGTGACTAGCAAGTCCCCCAGCGTGCGATACGCCGAACTCGCCGAGCACTTCGGCGCCCCGGCCTACGAGCGTATCGATGCCGTGGCCACCCCGGCCCAGAAGGCCGCGCTGAGCAAGCTCGACGGAGACGCCATCACCGCCACCCAGCTCGCCGGCGACAAGATCATCGGCGCTCTCAGCCACGCTCCCGGCAACGCCGCGGCCATCGGCGGCGTGAAGGTCTTCACCGAGTACGCCTGGTTCGCTGCCCGGCCCAGCGGCACCGAAGACGTCTACAAGATCTACGCCGAGTCGTTCAAGGGCCCGGAGCACCTGAAGCAGGTGCAGATCGAGGCCAAGGCCATCGTCGACGCCGCGATCAGCTAA
- a CDS encoding amidase domain-containing protein: protein MALARPARIGVVALVLGGIVVGSVALASGAQQGESPEASTAADAASTAVQESEPRETPATTAAPVDVDPAVQAQLSYALTYWSDYNTDEYGVVDGNDCVNFTSQSLVARGWAMDDDWWTSGTGSDFDFSSPWVSSTAFMNYIADSGRATALTDDQRDQVKLGDVVQFDWDNSGDRDHTAVVSRIEGSGDDIEIFYAGHTDDTDYLSVDFAITEKHPGGTAYYWSIP, encoded by the coding sequence GTGGCTTTAGCTCGACCAGCACGGATCGGCGTTGTCGCCCTGGTACTCGGCGGAATCGTCGTCGGGTCGGTGGCTCTGGCCTCAGGCGCCCAGCAGGGTGAGTCGCCGGAGGCTTCCACGGCAGCGGATGCAGCCAGCACGGCCGTGCAGGAATCCGAGCCGAGGGAGACCCCCGCGACCACGGCCGCCCCGGTCGACGTCGACCCCGCGGTGCAGGCCCAGCTGAGCTACGCGCTGACCTACTGGAGCGATTACAACACCGACGAATATGGTGTTGTCGACGGCAACGACTGCGTGAACTTCACCAGCCAGTCGCTTGTCGCCCGCGGCTGGGCCATGGACGACGACTGGTGGACCAGCGGCACCGGTTCGGACTTCGACTTCTCGTCACCATGGGTGAGTTCGACGGCGTTCATGAACTACATCGCCGACTCCGGCCGGGCCACCGCGCTCACCGACGACCAGCGCGACCAGGTGAAGCTCGGCGACGTCGTGCAGTTCGACTGGGACAACTCCGGCGACCGCGACCACACCGCTGTCGTGTCGCGCATCGAGGGCAGCGGCGACGACATCGAGATCTTCTACGCCGGGCACACCGACGACACCGACTACCTCTCGGTGGATTTCGCGATCACCGAGAAGCACCCGGGCGGCACCGCGTACTACTGGAGCATCCCGTAG
- a CDS encoding amidase domain-containing protein — MIVASLTAGCTAVTIVGSLMVDSGAFSAEATAPVAASTAATTATPTPSATITVPTVIEPAQPIIRSAVVAADGTPAGPVTGGTLVTVTGTDLAAVTSASFGGNPATVVSATDDTVTLQTPAATDLGTGSVAVNLYAGTDAPVQVVGGANVSTAAGTTDAASTDGTSVSAAATAALTQAIEPTAGVAIAAVAAADETVTIAPVARELTFTYVPDPRVTAQIDYVLAHWQLYNSAVYGAIPGNDCVNFTSQSLIARGWTMDADWSFIGGQYSPAWASSTAFAAYLAAHPERATPLRADQRAEVKVGDIVQFDWDDSGDKDHTGIVTRVEHTATGIEIYYAGHTNNTDYRSVDESLALSGGSVSYWSVV; from the coding sequence GTGATCGTCGCAAGCCTCACCGCCGGCTGCACGGCCGTCACGATCGTCGGCAGCCTCATGGTCGACAGCGGTGCCTTCAGCGCCGAGGCGACGGCGCCCGTCGCGGCCAGTACGGCCGCCACCACGGCCACGCCCACCCCCTCGGCCACGATCACCGTGCCCACCGTGATCGAGCCGGCCCAGCCGATCATCCGCAGCGCCGTCGTCGCGGCCGACGGAACGCCCGCGGGTCCGGTCACCGGTGGCACCCTGGTGACGGTCACCGGCACCGACCTCGCCGCCGTGACCAGCGCCAGCTTCGGCGGAAACCCCGCCACTGTGGTCTCGGCGACCGACGACACCGTGACCCTGCAGACCCCCGCGGCCACCGACCTCGGCACCGGATCGGTCGCCGTCAACCTCTACGCCGGCACGGATGCGCCCGTACAGGTGGTCGGCGGAGCGAACGTCAGCACAGCCGCGGGTACGACCGATGCGGCCTCGACCGACGGCACCTCGGTCTCCGCCGCCGCGACGGCCGCGCTCACCCAGGCCATCGAACCCACCGCCGGCGTCGCGATCGCCGCGGTGGCGGCCGCCGACGAAACCGTGACCATCGCCCCCGTGGCACGGGAACTCACCTTCACGTATGTGCCCGACCCGAGAGTCACCGCTCAGATCGATTACGTTCTCGCGCACTGGCAGCTCTACAACTCCGCCGTGTACGGCGCCATCCCGGGCAACGACTGCGTGAACTTCACCAGCCAATCCCTCATCGCGCGCGGCTGGACGATGGACGCCGACTGGTCGTTCATCGGCGGCCAGTACAGCCCGGCCTGGGCCAGTTCAACGGCCTTCGCCGCCTATCTCGCCGCCCACCCGGAGCGGGCCACGCCGCTTCGCGCCGACCAGCGCGCCGAGGTGAAGGTGGGTGACATCGTGCAGTTCGACTGGGACGATTCCGGCGACAAGGACCACACCGGTATCGTCACGCGGGTCGAGCACACCGCCACCGGCATCGAGATCTACTACGCCGGTCACACCAACAACACCGACTACCGATCGGTCGACGAATCGTTGGCCCTGTCGGGCGGCAGCGTCAGCTACTGGAGCGTCGTCTAG
- a CDS encoding M15 family metallopeptidase produces the protein MGAVAVLLVAAGITAVVVGGATGRAASSTSTGHAQPATPSGTPEPTAPVEPVRPSPSAAPEPAPAPTFDRAAHSIDDPDSIWVVVDKLRPLNPVDYSPDDLVDVPVPYANEPRMRHEASDAVVALFAAFTAETGLALQSQSAYRSFDTQTNVYNRDIANLGQVGADLSTARPGTSEHQTGLTIDISAQPGQCSLAACFGDTPHGQWLAANAWRFGFLLRYPADKVEVTGYEYEPWHFRYIGIDLATEMHNTGVATLEEFFGLPAAPSYN, from the coding sequence GTGGGAGCAGTTGCGGTGCTTCTGGTCGCGGCCGGGATCACGGCCGTCGTCGTGGGCGGAGCCACCGGGCGCGCGGCCTCGTCGACCTCCACGGGCCACGCCCAGCCGGCCACCCCGTCCGGCACTCCCGAACCGACCGCACCTGTCGAGCCGGTGCGGCCGTCGCCGTCGGCCGCCCCAGAGCCCGCCCCGGCACCTACCTTCGACCGCGCGGCCCACTCGATCGACGACCCCGACAGCATCTGGGTGGTCGTGGACAAGCTCAGGCCGTTGAATCCCGTGGACTACAGCCCGGACGACCTCGTCGACGTGCCGGTTCCGTACGCGAACGAACCGCGGATGCGCCACGAAGCATCCGACGCCGTCGTCGCCCTCTTCGCCGCCTTCACGGCGGAGACCGGGCTGGCGCTGCAATCGCAGAGCGCGTACCGCAGCTTCGACACCCAGACCAACGTCTACAACAGGGACATCGCCAACCTCGGCCAGGTCGGCGCCGACCTCAGCACGGCCCGGCCGGGAACCAGCGAGCACCAGACCGGGCTCACCATCGACATCAGCGCCCAGCCCGGCCAGTGCTCCCTCGCGGCCTGCTTCGGCGACACTCCGCACGGCCAGTGGCTGGCCGCCAACGCCTGGCGTTTCGGCTTCCTACTGCGTTACCCGGCCGACAAGGTCGAGGTGACCGGCTACGAGTACGAACCCTGGCATTTCCGGTACATCGGCATCGACCTGGCCACCGAGATGCACAACACCGGTGTCGCCACGCTCGAGGAATTCTTCGGTCTGCCGGCGGCGCCCTCGTACAACTGA
- a CDS encoding NAD(P)H-binding protein has protein sequence MRIVIAGGHGKIARALTRELSRDGHTAVGLIRSEEQSADLLLDGGQPVVIDLEDTTVEKLAEVLAGADVAVFAAGAGAGSGDARKNSVDLGAAVLLANAAESAGVPRLVQISSTGADLVRDGATPSEVPDDFVAYLRAKLGAEEDLVRRDLAWTIVRPGTLTDDEATGLVRLERTGPDESGTVHPETTGSIPRTDVAAVLAEMIRTGAGARATLHLISGPAGVSEAVAIFA, from the coding sequence ATGCGAATTGTTATAGCAGGTGGCCATGGAAAGATCGCTCGAGCCCTCACCCGGGAGCTGAGCCGTGACGGGCACACCGCCGTCGGCCTGATCCGTTCGGAGGAACAGAGCGCCGATCTTCTGCTGGACGGCGGCCAACCGGTGGTGATCGATCTCGAGGACACCACTGTCGAGAAGCTGGCCGAGGTTCTCGCCGGGGCTGACGTCGCGGTCTTCGCGGCCGGAGCCGGAGCCGGAAGCGGCGATGCGCGCAAGAATTCGGTCGACCTGGGCGCCGCGGTTCTGCTCGCGAACGCAGCAGAGTCCGCCGGTGTGCCCCGGCTGGTGCAGATCTCGTCGACAGGCGCCGACCTCGTGCGCGATGGTGCCACCCCGTCAGAGGTCCCAGACGACTTCGTCGCGTACCTCCGCGCCAAGCTCGGCGCCGAGGAGGACCTGGTGCGCCGTGACCTCGCGTGGACCATCGTGCGGCCTGGAACCCTCACCGACGATGAGGCCACTGGACTGGTACGCCTCGAGCGCACCGGCCCCGACGAAAGCGGCACCGTGCACCCGGAGACCACGGGCAGCATTCCGCGCACCGACGTGGCTGCCGTACTCGCCGAGATGATCCGTACCGGTGCTGGCGCGCGCGCGACCCTGCACCTCATTTCGGGTCCCGCCGGCGTCTCCGAAGCGGTCGCGATCTTCGCCTGA
- a CDS encoding HNH endonuclease, whose translation MATSNATPGNTPGDSPDETSDGFSEDYVDPVAVDPVAEAISAVIDPLVENEKLIAAGYAERTRLLAQLEGLGHDRWIIAGLCGDPLESGRNDIDTQNHGPAWDDEELARRSMATEVGFALRLNSQTAGMMIFDAARLVAQLPRFHRALTEGRIGWGHALRMLEVTAALPVDLPEHVLPKLEEMVLPAAEKLTATKFAKVAREIMESLHPIPLQERVNAGVKERRVVLRPDINGMSWLSAYLKADEAQAIYERLTQIANTLDDEDATATAAGTSADVGAGADAGAVVDADADEIGEPVKTEPAAATTHGTNDGAPGTAFTAPQPDARIVCRTRDQRRADAYRDLLLDGIGADGKLGRGIRSTVHITIPVLTLLDQGDQPAILDGYGPIDVDTARRLAGTATSFISVLTHPHTGCVLSIGRTAHDPPADLRRYVQIRDQTCQEPGCNRRAVTSDIDHTQAWSAGGDTSADNLVALCRSGHRLKHQSSFSTSQAPDGTLTWTTPGGKTYTNIRAQDLTRAALNPRTGGDASPRSAQPARPQPPGEARVPASGRAGPDDEPPPF comes from the coding sequence ATGGCCACTTCGAATGCCACACCAGGGAACACCCCGGGTGACTCTCCGGACGAGACCTCCGACGGGTTCTCCGAGGACTACGTCGATCCTGTCGCGGTCGATCCTGTCGCGGAAGCGATCAGCGCGGTCATCGACCCGCTTGTGGAGAACGAGAAACTCATCGCGGCCGGATACGCGGAACGCACCCGGTTGTTGGCGCAGCTGGAGGGGCTCGGCCACGACCGGTGGATCATCGCCGGGCTGTGCGGTGACCCGTTGGAGTCCGGTCGGAACGACATCGACACTCAGAACCACGGACCCGCGTGGGATGACGAGGAGCTGGCCCGCCGGAGCATGGCCACCGAGGTCGGCTTCGCCCTGCGACTGAACTCGCAGACCGCGGGCATGATGATCTTCGACGCCGCCCGGCTTGTGGCCCAGCTGCCCCGGTTCCACCGGGCGTTGACCGAGGGTCGGATCGGCTGGGGTCACGCGCTGAGGATGCTCGAGGTCACCGCAGCCCTCCCGGTGGACCTGCCCGAACACGTGCTGCCCAAGCTGGAGGAGATGGTGTTGCCGGCGGCGGAGAAACTCACCGCCACCAAGTTCGCCAAGGTCGCCCGGGAGATCATGGAGTCGCTGCACCCGATCCCTCTCCAGGAGCGTGTCAACGCCGGGGTGAAGGAACGCCGGGTGGTGCTCCGCCCCGATATCAACGGCATGTCCTGGCTGAGCGCCTACCTCAAAGCCGACGAAGCCCAAGCGATCTACGAGCGCCTCACCCAAATCGCCAACACCCTCGACGATGAGGACGCAACCGCAACCGCGGCCGGCACCAGTGCTGATGTCGGAGCGGGAGCTGATGCCGGAGCTGTGGTCGATGCCGATGCCGATGAGATTGGCGAACCTGTCAAGACAGAGCCTGCAGCGGCGACCACGCACGGCACCAACGATGGCGCACCCGGCACCGCCTTCACCGCACCTCAGCCGGACGCACGGATCGTCTGCCGCACCCGTGACCAACGCCGGGCCGACGCTTACCGGGACCTCCTCCTAGACGGTATCGGTGCCGACGGGAAGCTCGGCCGGGGGATCCGCAGCACCGTGCACATCACCATTCCCGTCCTCACTCTGCTCGACCAGGGCGACCAGCCCGCGATCCTGGACGGCTACGGGCCCATCGACGTGGACACCGCGCGCCGGCTCGCGGGAACGGCGACGAGTTTCATCAGCGTCCTCACCCATCCGCACACCGGCTGCGTTCTCTCCATCGGGCGCACCGCCCACGACCCGCCCGCGGATCTGCGGCGGTACGTTCAGATTCGCGACCAAACCTGTCAGGAGCCGGGCTGTAACCGCCGTGCCGTGACCAGCGACATCGACCACACCCAGGCCTGGTCCGCCGGTGGTGACACCAGCGCCGACAACCTCGTCGCCCTCTGCCGAAGCGGCCACCGGTTGAAACACCAAAGCAGCTTCAGCACCAGCCAAGCCCCCGACGGCACCCTCACCTGGACCACGCCCGGGGGCAAGACCTACACCAACATCCGAGCGCAGGATCTCACCCGCGCCGCCCTCAACCCACGGACGGGCGGGGACGCTTCACCTCGCTCCGCGCAACCGGCGAGGCCACAGCCGCCGGGCGAAGCACGTGTGCCAGCGTCTGGACGCGCGGGTCCGGACGACGAGCCTCCGCCGTTCTGA